A genomic stretch from Anaerococcus mediterraneensis includes:
- a CDS encoding PadR family transcriptional regulator, which translates to MARDQFQTLTEPMYFTLLALGEVRNGAEITNWVEEITKGRIKLAPGTLYALLAQFLENDLIRRVEADKKGKHYVITDEGKDLLKEEVARLRLLISNYENHFVK; encoded by the coding sequence ATGGCAAGAGATCAATTTCAAACCCTAACAGAGCCAATGTATTTTACACTTTTAGCCCTAGGCGAGGTCAGAAATGGAGCAGAGATCACAAACTGGGTAGAGGAAATAACCAAGGGTAGGATAAAACTTGCCCCCGGCACTCTCTATGCACTACTTGCTCAGTTTTTAGAAAATGATTTGATAAGAAGGGTAGAGGCAGATAAAAAAGGCAAGCACTATGTCATAACTGATGAAGGCAAAGATCTTTTAAAAGAAGAAGTTGCTAGACTTAGGCTTTTAATTTCTAATTATGAAAATCATTTTGTAAAATAG
- a CDS encoding alpha/beta hydrolase: MSLTYKVASTIVRLAGVKKMFLKNKEEILEYAKRENAKVVFDFDKAKKRAERKNYYLLDRDVMGYRLLSYQKNKIHAKAAVLNFFGGGMITGPDKLDFSLAERIMEQTGKDVWFLFYPLCSEDVKIDKTYEVCFEAYRLMTENYKAENISALGFSSGACLALGIFSHNNALGRPLPMVGKIISVSPGGLPDVSIEENKEIWEKMNALNHKDIMIDPSYFKTAREIVKGDEDLPEYMLDGTKGDFSDFPKTYFYYGENECLYAFAEYFKRAMEKYKAPYKIIVGEGMCHCYPLLRFFREGRQAQDEIIELLKE; the protein is encoded by the coding sequence ATGAGTTTAACTTATAAAGTTGCATCTACAATAGTAAGACTTGCCGGTGTCAAAAAAATGTTTTTAAAAAACAAAGAAGAAATTCTTGAGTATGCAAAGAGAGAAAATGCAAAGGTGGTATTTGATTTTGACAAGGCAAAGAAGAGAGCTGAGAGAAAGAATTACTATCTCCTTGACAGAGACGTTATGGGTTACAGGCTCCTTTCATATCAAAAAAATAAGATCCATGCAAAGGCAGCAGTTCTAAATTTCTTCGGCGGAGGGATGATTACAGGACCTGATAAATTGGATTTTTCTTTGGCAGAAAGAATAATGGAGCAAACTGGCAAAGACGTTTGGTTTTTATTCTATCCCCTTTGTTCGGAGGATGTAAAGATAGATAAGACCTACGAAGTTTGTTTTGAAGCCTATAGGCTAATGACCGAAAATTACAAAGCGGAGAACATAAGTGCCCTTGGATTTTCATCAGGAGCATGTTTAGCTCTTGGAATTTTTTCACATAATAATGCATTAGGCAGACCTTTGCCAATGGTTGGGAAAATAATTTCAGTATCTCCTGGTGGACTTCCCGATGTAAGTATTGAGGAAAATAAAGAAATATGGGAAAAAATGAATGCCCTTAACCATAAAGACATAATGATTGACCCTAGCTATTTTAAGACTGCAAGGGAAATCGTAAAGGGGGATGAAGACTTACCTGAATATATGTTAGACGGTACAAAGGGAGATTTTTCTGATTTTCCAAAAACTTACTTTTATTATGGAGAAAATGAATGTCTTTATGCTTTTGCAGAATACTTTAAAAGGGCAATGGAAAAATACAAGGCTCCATATAAAATTATTGTGGGTGAAGGCATGTGCCACTGTTATCCACTTTTAAGATTTTTTAGAGAAGGTAGACAGGCACAGGATGAAATTATTGAATTATTAAAAGAATAG
- a CDS encoding SDR family oxidoreductase, translated as MRFENKILVITGASSGVGRAASLMAAKEGAKVYAVARREEKLISLADEVKAQGFPGQVIPVTCDVSKKEHVDRLFEKVKNENEKLDVLIANAGVMDNFEPVTNCTEENLDWIFDINVKGSFRLFKGAIPLMTGGGSIVSTTSIAGIRGGKAGVAYTMSKSAIHGLVRNTAAMYANDKIRCNAVAPGGIATEILENFTNVDEKGMEVVMRGPKLDKMVASAEEIASNLLFLASDQASNITGQILVSDGGLTVM; from the coding sequence ATGAGATTTGAAAATAAAATACTTGTAATTACAGGTGCTTCTTCTGGCGTTGGTAGGGCAGCAAGCCTTATGGCAGCAAAAGAAGGGGCAAAGGTCTATGCTGTTGCTAGAAGAGAAGAAAAACTTATTTCTCTAGCTGATGAGGTTAAGGCACAAGGTTTTCCTGGTCAAGTAATACCTGTAACTTGTGACGTTTCTAAAAAAGAGCATGTGGATAGACTTTTTGAAAAAGTTAAAAATGAAAATGAAAAACTCGATGTCCTTATCGCAAATGCTGGAGTAATGGATAATTTTGAACCTGTTACTAACTGCACAGAAGAGAATTTGGATTGGATTTTCGATATAAATGTAAAAGGATCTTTTAGACTTTTCAAAGGAGCAATCCCACTTATGACAGGTGGGGGATCAATTGTGTCCACAACATCAATTGCAGGTATAAGGGGTGGTAAGGCTGGAGTAGCCTACACTATGTCAAAGAGTGCAATCCACGGCCTTGTAAGAAATACTGCTGCAATGTATGCAAATGACAAGATCCGTTGCAATGCTGTAGCTCCTGGTGGAATTGCAACTGAAATATTAGAGAATTTTACTAATGTTGATGAAAAGGGAATGGAAGTAGTTATGAGAGGACCTAAACTTGACAAGATGGTTGCAAGTGCAGAAGAAATAGCCTCAAACCTACTCTTCCTTGCATCTGACCAAGCATCAAACATCACTGGCCAGATCTTGGTATCAGACGGCGGTCTTACTGTAATGTAA
- a CDS encoding isoprenylcysteine carboxylmethyltransferase family protein yields MKSKEFKMPTFGVGPIYVISCLILTIAGICLHLKGYLYRGELREGKIIFVMAGILLILSGIYLWVQAVLVQKINKKVKENKLITTGVYGLVRNPVYSAFTFIFTGILLLAGNYFLLILPIVFWAFLTILMKNTEEKWLKNEFGIEYETYLKEVNRVIPWVRNKK; encoded by the coding sequence ATGAAATCTAAAGAATTTAAGATGCCCACATTCGGTGTCGGGCCAATATATGTTATCTCTTGCTTAATACTTACAATAGCGGGAATATGCCTTCATCTCAAAGGTTACCTATATCGAGGAGAACTAAGAGAGGGGAAAATAATTTTTGTAATGGCAGGAATACTCTTAATCCTTTCAGGCATATATTTATGGGTACAAGCAGTATTAGTTCAGAAGATAAACAAAAAAGTAAAAGAAAACAAATTGATTACCACGGGAGTGTACGGCTTAGTAAGAAATCCCGTCTATTCAGCATTTACATTTATATTCACAGGTATATTGTTACTTGCAGGCAACTATTTTTTGTTAATACTGCCCATTGTCTTCTGGGCCTTTTTGACAATTCTAATGAAAAACACAGAAGAAAAATGGTTGAAAAATGAATTCGGAATCGAATATGAAACATATTTAAAAGAAGTAAACAGAGTAATACCATGGGTTAGAAATAAAAAATGA
- a CDS encoding class I SAM-dependent methyltransferase, translating into MKQLNFIDNKKTKPDYRNWVPKRMLVAKIGESLVCIILFILFGASDLILQGRQRIIWGRILGIGCLILLLITAWVTILYRAFDYNGKRKLAKVIIDGTCDYVKIPDGGVGLDVGCGSGALTIACAKRNPKVTMVGCDMWSGPYKSEFSKKLCQDNARAEGVTNVRFESGNAVKLPFEDESFDVVTSNYVYHNIMGHNKQKLLLETFRVLKKGGVFVIHDLMSKSRYGDMNKFIEKLKQDGYEDVRLIDTTKGLFMGHKEALLLGLSGSVLLIGRK; encoded by the coding sequence ATGAAACAATTAAATTTTATTGATAACAAGAAAACAAAACCTGATTATAGAAACTGGGTTCCTAAAAGAATGCTTGTGGCTAAGATTGGTGAAAGTCTAGTATGTATTATTTTATTCATCTTATTTGGTGCAAGTGACCTCATTCTTCAAGGAAGGCAAAGGATCATCTGGGGACGTATCCTAGGGATAGGATGCCTTATACTTTTATTAATTACTGCCTGGGTTACCATCTTATATAGGGCCTTTGATTATAATGGAAAAAGAAAGCTTGCCAAAGTCATAATAGATGGGACTTGCGACTATGTAAAGATCCCAGATGGTGGAGTGGGCTTAGATGTAGGATGTGGCAGCGGTGCACTCACCATAGCTTGTGCAAAAAGAAATCCAAAAGTGACCATGGTGGGTTGTGACATGTGGAGTGGGCCATACAAGAGTGAATTTTCAAAGAAGCTCTGCCAGGACAATGCTAGGGCTGAGGGAGTAACAAATGTGAGATTTGAAAGTGGCAATGCAGTCAAACTTCCTTTTGAAGATGAAAGCTTCGATGTAGTGACTAGCAACTACGTTTATCACAATATAATGGGACATAATAAGCAGAAACTTCTACTAGAAACATTTCGTGTACTTAAAAAAGGTGGAGTTTTTGTTATCCATGACTTGATGAGTAAGTCAAGATATGGAGATATGAATAAATTTATCGAAAAGCTTAAACAAGATGGCTACGAAGATGTGCGATTAATTGATACAACAAAGGGTCTTTTTATGGGCCACAAAGAAGCTTTATTGTTGGGACTTTCTGGCTCAGTTCTTCTTATTGGGAGAAAATAA
- a CDS encoding DUF2812 domain-containing protein, with protein sequence MLKFRFLSYSNFGPMSQWYGEMARKGYQIEKILLPFIHKFKKTEPSDIKYKISIGQNEGFFTKFSKEELKDYDQMAEDYGWHLIDRSFNMNLYKLDEGAVDSLYDNDKYEIDILNKGIKGEIISISFSTVMLLILAILTSSLFKTSDIYYSNYSIFNAPAANLLLVLSILSLGDYIRFKKRNKDVEKIGDLRFTGIGFGKFQAITSLITIILIFLAIFVGPLLQNGGAHKTLIFLSAIPNILLVGSIYYFFKKIKLMDVKKSKKKLYFILVTFLVIIGVCAANLGIIGKLGGLSDNESKRVENFSVESLPTSILAEKCEFYKADDYNLEIKKTDVKSERLAEDLFNRIVKNSKDRPYRADFVKDISKDFAYDKTYSLADEGSYLILNGKLVLEVSGNINDKKVRDDIEKILGVR encoded by the coding sequence ATGTTAAAGTTTAGATTTTTATCTTATTCTAATTTCGGACCTATGTCACAATGGTATGGGGAAATGGCACGAAAAGGATATCAAATAGAAAAAATACTACTTCCCTTTATCCACAAGTTTAAGAAAACTGAGCCATCTGATATTAAATACAAGATAAGTATAGGTCAAAACGAGGGTTTTTTTACCAAGTTTTCTAAAGAGGAACTAAAAGACTATGACCAAATGGCAGAAGATTATGGTTGGCATTTGATAGATAGGTCTTTTAATATGAATTTATACAAGCTAGACGAGGGGGCAGTAGATTCACTTTATGATAATGACAAATATGAGATTGATATTCTCAATAAGGGTATCAAGGGAGAGATAATATCCATATCTTTTTCAACTGTGATGTTACTTATCCTTGCCATATTAACAAGCTCACTTTTTAAAACTAGTGACATATATTATTCTAACTACAGCATTTTTAATGCACCTGCTGCGAACTTATTATTAGTTTTATCCATATTATCTTTAGGAGATTATATTAGGTTTAAAAAAAGAAATAAGGACGTAGAAAAAATAGGAGATTTGAGATTTACAGGCATTGGCTTTGGCAAGTTTCAGGCAATAACATCTCTTATAACTATAATCTTAATTTTTCTAGCTATTTTTGTAGGACCTCTACTACAAAATGGTGGGGCTCATAAGACATTGATATTCTTATCAGCAATTCCTAATATTTTGCTAGTTGGATCAATATATTATTTCTTTAAGAAAATAAAACTAATGGATGTGAAAAAATCAAAGAAAAAGTTATATTTCATCCTAGTCACATTTTTAGTTATCATCGGAGTTTGTGCAGCTAATCTAGGGATAATCGGTAAGTTGGGAGGCTTATCTGATAATGAAAGTAAAAGAGTAGAAAATTTTTCTGTAGAAAGCCTACCAACAAGCATACTTGCTGAAAAATGTGAATTTTATAAGGCGGATGACTATAATCTTGAAATAAAAAAAACTGATGTGAAATCAGAAAGACTTGCAGAAGACTTATTTAATAGAATTGTCAAAAACTCCAAAGACCGTCCTTATAGGGCTGATTTTGTTAAAGACATTTCAAAAGATTTTGCCTATGATAAGACTTACAGCCTTGCTGACGAAGGTTCTTATTTGATTTTAAATGGGAAATTAGTTTTGGAAGTTTCTGGCAATATTAATGATAAAAAGGTTAGAGATGATATAGAAAAAATCTTAGGAGTCAGATAA
- a CDS encoding helix-turn-helix transcriptional regulator, translating into MKNHIKEIRTAKGLLQQELADICGVSRQTVNAIENNKYDPTLDLAFKLAKALETKVDELFIHE; encoded by the coding sequence ATGAAAAATCATATAAAAGAAATCAGAACCGCAAAAGGATTGCTCCAACAAGAATTAGCTGATATCTGTGGAGTGAGCAGGCAAACGGTAAATGCCATCGAAAATAATAAGTACGATCCGACTCTAGACCTTGCTTTCAAACTTGCAAAAGCCCTGGAAACTAAGGTGGATGAATTATTTATACACGAATAA
- a CDS encoding L-2-amino-thiazoline-4-carboxylic acid hydrolase: MKYKGFYFYLFRGPMKKVLIEKYDKAYASEIIKKSKKIYRELVENMDDIGEDNPMAYNEMFALVFVAPYIASEKNIPPETIQEMMRQSLYSVKWFFSLVNLNTERGKKANKKNILKYYKWYTEEKEKLYPTSFKVDFEGEPYEGACYYRITRCPICAYTKKLGVDELMPLLCELDELMISLEHGVLHRKDTIANGADCCDYFIIGDRE; the protein is encoded by the coding sequence ATGAAATACAAAGGTTTTTATTTCTATTTATTTAGAGGACCAATGAAAAAAGTTCTTATAGAAAAGTATGATAAAGCCTATGCTTCAGAAATTATTAAAAAGAGCAAAAAAATTTATCGAGAACTTGTAGAAAACATGGACGATATCGGCGAGGATAATCCTATGGCATACAATGAAATGTTCGCCCTTGTCTTTGTTGCTCCATATATAGCAAGTGAGAAAAATATTCCGCCGGAGACCATCCAGGAAATGATGCGCCAATCTCTTTATTCTGTCAAATGGTTTTTTTCTTTGGTAAATCTCAATACCGAGAGGGGGAAAAAAGCCAATAAGAAAAATATTCTTAAGTATTACAAGTGGTATACAGAGGAAAAAGAAAAGCTATATCCTACGTCATTTAAAGTTGATTTCGAGGGAGAACCTTATGAGGGTGCTTGTTATTATAGAATTACTCGTTGCCCTATTTGTGCTTACACAAAGAAGCTGGGGGTAGATGAATTAATGCCACTATTGTGCGAACTCGATGAGCTTATGATAAGTCTTGAGCATGGAGTACTTCACAGAAAAGATACTATAGCAAATGGAGCAGATTGTTGCGATTATTTCATCATAGGCGATAGAGAATGA
- the arsB gene encoding ACR3 family arsenite efflux transporter, with product MEKNKDKGINLFQKYLSLWVLFCMIIGVLIGKYIPIIPSTLGKLQIAGISVPIAILIWIMIYPMMMKVDFQSIKKVGENPKGLFVTWAVNWLIKPFTMFAISYLFFFIIFKNLIANDLAGDYLAGAVLLGAAPCTAMVFVWSTLTKGDPAYTVVQVATNDLIILLAFVPIVKFLLGVSNVVVPYSTLFISVFLFVAIPLLGGAITRKIVTDKRGKEYFEEEFSSKFDGLTTLGLLLTLIIIFSSQANIILENPFHILLIAIPLTLQTFLIFAIAYGLSKKVALPFEIAAPAGMIGASNFFELAVAVAIAIFGIDSPVALACTVGVLTEVPLMLLLVNIANNTKGWFLENKESKVYGV from the coding sequence ATGGAAAAAAACAAGGATAAGGGAATTAATCTATTCCAAAAATACTTAAGCTTGTGGGTACTATTTTGTATGATTATCGGGGTACTTATAGGAAAATATATACCTATAATCCCATCTACTTTAGGCAAATTGCAAATTGCAGGTATATCTGTGCCAATAGCAATATTAATTTGGATTATGATTTATCCAATGATGATGAAAGTAGATTTTCAAAGTATAAAAAAAGTTGGAGAAAATCCAAAAGGCTTGTTTGTAACATGGGCTGTTAATTGGCTAATAAAACCATTTACTATGTTTGCAATATCCTATTTGTTTTTCTTCATTATATTTAAAAATCTCATTGCCAATGATTTGGCAGGTGATTATTTAGCGGGGGCTGTTTTGCTCGGAGCTGCGCCATGTACTGCTATGGTTTTTGTCTGGTCGACTCTTACAAAGGGTGACCCTGCTTACACTGTGGTTCAAGTAGCCACAAATGATTTAATAATTTTACTTGCTTTTGTACCGATAGTGAAGTTTTTATTAGGTGTATCCAATGTTGTGGTACCATATAGTACATTATTTATCAGTGTGTTCCTATTTGTTGCTATTCCATTATTAGGAGGTGCCATCACAAGGAAGATAGTAACTGATAAAAGAGGAAAGGAATATTTCGAAGAAGAATTTTCAAGTAAATTTGATGGGCTTACAACACTTGGTCTATTATTGACCCTAATAATTATATTTTCTTCACAAGCAAATATAATTTTAGAAAACCCATTTCATATTTTATTGATAGCTATTCCACTTACCCTTCAAACATTCCTAATTTTTGCTATAGCCTATGGATTAAGCAAAAAAGTAGCTTTGCCTTTTGAAATAGCTGCACCAGCAGGCATGATTGGAGCTTCAAATTTTTTTGAATTAGCTGTAGCTGTTGCAATAGCGATTTTTGGGATAGATTCACCAGTTGCATTGGCTTGTACTGTGGGTGTTCTTACTGAAGTACCACTTATGTTATTATTAGTAAATATTGCTAATAATACAAAAGGCTGGTTTTTAGAAAATAAAGAATCTAAAGTTTACGGAGTTTAG
- a CDS encoding MATE family efflux transporter — MENKSLTKTILKMSYPPMLSMTLQYAYNFVDSIYVGRYDFNSLNALSLSFPLQSMVLAIGIGSGVGVNALIARYLGKKDQENADNTVTNSLILSGLIYVLILLVGLSIMPGFFRSFHPSQEVYDYAIIYTRIILIFSFSSVFHICVQKILQGTGNMLAPMYFQMAGALTNLILDPILIYGLFGFSEMGIRGAAIATIIGQCVSTVLAFYVLIFRQSAVKIKIEGFKLKVGLMAEILYTGLPSFIMNVAGAIVVTFINMMLSLIGQPDAIAVFGIYFKLQSLIFMSLNGHIQGIMPMMSYFYGAGKIDKVMGTFKRSLLFTAIYFLLATIIIQVFPREILHIFKLSPSLTDIGVGCLRIISIGYIFSALGFIFGSLFQASKKVAYSIIIHLMRQVLLLFPLVWILMNSFGLNGIWMAFPLTELGAGLAAILFYMRLKKYYEIRI, encoded by the coding sequence ATGGAAAATAAGTCGCTGACTAAAACTATTTTAAAAATGTCTTACCCGCCGATGCTATCAATGACCTTGCAATATGCTTATAATTTTGTAGACTCTATCTATGTGGGTAGGTATGATTTTAATTCTTTAAATGCCCTCTCCCTATCTTTTCCCCTACAAAGTATGGTACTAGCTATTGGTATCGGCAGTGGGGTTGGGGTCAATGCTCTAATCGCTAGATATTTGGGCAAGAAAGATCAGGAAAATGCTGATAATACAGTGACAAATTCCTTGATCCTAAGTGGGCTAATCTATGTTTTGATTTTATTGGTTGGCTTAAGCATTATGCCAGGATTTTTTAGAAGTTTTCATCCTAGCCAAGAGGTATATGATTATGCCATAATTTATACTAGAATTATCCTTATTTTTTCCTTTAGCTCTGTATTTCATATTTGTGTACAAAAAATCCTTCAAGGCACGGGCAATATGCTAGCACCTATGTATTTTCAGATGGCAGGAGCCTTGACCAATCTTATATTAGATCCCATTTTAATCTACGGATTATTTGGTTTTAGTGAAATGGGGATTAGAGGGGCAGCTATCGCTACAATTATTGGCCAATGTGTTTCTACTGTTTTGGCTTTCTATGTACTTATTTTTAGGCAAAGTGCTGTAAAAATAAAGATAGAAGGTTTTAAGCTAAAAGTGGGACTGATGGCAGAAATTTTATATACTGGGCTTCCATCATTTATAATGAATGTAGCTGGGGCAATTGTAGTTACTTTTATAAATATGATGTTAAGCTTGATCGGTCAACCAGATGCTATAGCTGTTTTTGGTATATATTTCAAATTACAATCCTTGATTTTTATGTCACTAAATGGCCATATCCAAGGTATTATGCCGATGATGTCATATTTTTATGGGGCAGGCAAGATCGATAAGGTAATGGGTACTTTTAAGAGGTCTCTATTATTTACAGCCATTTACTTCCTTTTGGCAACCATAATCATACAGGTTTTTCCAAGGGAGATCCTACATATTTTTAAACTAAGTCCATCTCTAACAGATATAGGGGTAGGGTGTCTTAGGATAATCTCCATAGGCTATATATTTTCTGCCCTAGGCTTTATATTTGGGTCCTTGTTTCAAGCCTCAAAAAAAGTAGCCTACTCTATAATTATTCACCTAATGCGTCAAGTCTTGCTCTTGTTCCCATTGGTGTGGATTTTGATGAATAGTTTTGGATTAAATGGTATCTGGATGGCCTTCCCACTCACAGAATTGGGTGCAGGCTTGGCAGCTATATTATTTTATATGAGACTAAAAAAATATTATGAAATAAGAATCTAA
- a CDS encoding alpha/beta fold hydrolase, with product MNFISYGNRNNKSILFIHGLASTADLCFKPLLPFLQDYFVILCELDGHYGSNPKDLTSMEETINSIETYILNEMGGRVYGLCGFSMGATIAVELIGRGNIFASKVLLDAAITSELGLMARPFTCAFIIGTSRIKNKKPLPKFLLDKIMGKDNLSVIEMMYPQISKNTIRNVCKVIYHYKVPKNLSKFSNSVMFWMGSEEPIPAKSEKILREYLPQMETEEFEGMGHGQFLHEHPKEYAEKLKVFLENK from the coding sequence ATGAACTTTATTAGCTATGGAAATAGAAACAATAAGTCAATATTATTTATTCACGGTCTTGCCTCTACTGCAGACCTATGTTTCAAACCACTTCTGCCTTTTTTGCAAGATTATTTTGTAATTTTATGTGAATTGGACGGACATTATGGAAGTAATCCAAAAGATTTAACTTCTATGGAAGAAACTATCAATTCCATAGAGACCTACATATTAAATGAAATGGGCGGAAGAGTCTATGGACTGTGCGGATTTTCTATGGGAGCGACCATTGCAGTTGAACTCATTGGAAGGGGAAATATTTTTGCTTCGAAAGTTCTCTTAGATGCTGCTATTACTTCCGAGTTGGGTTTGATGGCAAGACCATTTACCTGTGCTTTTATCATTGGTACAAGTAGAATCAAAAACAAAAAGCCTCTACCTAAATTTTTATTAGATAAGATTATGGGCAAGGATAATCTAAGCGTAATAGAAATGATGTATCCGCAAATTTCAAAAAACACCATTAGAAATGTCTGTAAGGTTATCTATCATTACAAAGTTCCAAAAAATTTAAGTAAGTTTTCAAATTCAGTAATGTTTTGGATGGGGAGTGAAGAGCCAATCCCTGCGAAAAGTGAAAAAATTTTAAGAGAGTATCTTCCCCAAATGGAAACAGAAGAATTTGAAGGAATGGGCCATGGACAATTTCTCCACGAACATCCCAAAGAATACGCCGAGAAGCTAAAAGTCTTTTTAGAAAACAAATAA
- a CDS encoding thioredoxin family protein: MRLFGKKEKREKDCTCGGKCEPVDSKEVKKTSCCDVVYSSENIEKAEEKKQEKGIKILGSGCAKCLALEKSAREALAELGVEEEIDHITDFSQIASYGVMSTPALVINGKVISYGKVLNKDEVKDLLEDNGLN; the protein is encoded by the coding sequence ATGAGATTATTTGGTAAGAAAGAAAAAAGAGAGAAAGATTGTACTTGCGGAGGCAAATGTGAGCCTGTTGATAGCAAAGAAGTTAAAAAAACAAGTTGCTGTGATGTAGTTTACTCGTCAGAAAATATAGAAAAAGCAGAAGAAAAGAAACAAGAGAAGGGGATAAAAATACTAGGTTCTGGTTGTGCGAAATGTCTTGCTTTGGAAAAATCAGCCAGGGAAGCACTCGCTGAACTTGGTGTTGAAGAAGAAATAGATCACATTACAGACTTTTCTCAAATCGCAAGCTATGGAGTTATGTCTACTCCGGCCTTAGTTATAAACGGAAAAGTTATATCCTATGGCAAAGTTTTAAACAAAGATGAAGTAAAAGATTTATTAGAAGACAATGGTCTAAATTAA
- a CDS encoding permease yields MGNFIQDQILGMKWLNELIGVILTNLGLDISSKLGASLQFFIYDVVKITILLCVLIFIISYIQSYFPPERSKKILGRFDGLGANIISALLGTVTPFCSCSSIPIFMGFTSAGLPIGVSFSFLISSPMVDLGSLVLLMSIFGGKIALAYVVFGLIIAVIGGSLIEKMHMERYVEDFIRNASQVDISSPSLTVKDRVDFCKSQVSDTFKKVFPYILLGVGVGSLIHNWIPQTWVENILGSKNPLGVVLATIVGVPMYADIFGTIPIAEALLSKGAQLGTVLSFMMAVTTLSLPSLIMLKKAVKPKLLFLFIGICIFGIMAVGYLFNILSPILI; encoded by the coding sequence ATGGGTAATTTTATTCAAGATCAAATTCTAGGTATGAAATGGCTCAATGAATTGATAGGAGTAATATTAACAAATCTTGGCCTTGATATAAGTTCAAAACTAGGAGCAAGTTTACAATTTTTCATCTATGATGTTGTAAAAATTACAATATTACTTTGTGTGTTGATTTTTATAATTTCTTATATACAAAGCTATTTCCCACCTGAAAGAAGTAAAAAAATCTTGGGACGTTTTGATGGATTAGGGGCAAATATCATATCTGCCTTACTAGGGACCGTAACACCTTTTTGTTCATGCTCTTCAATCCCTATATTCATGGGCTTTACAAGTGCAGGCCTTCCTATTGGAGTGAGTTTTTCATTTTTAATATCTTCTCCAATGGTTGATTTGGGTAGCCTTGTTTTACTTATGAGTATCTTTGGAGGTAAAATTGCCCTAGCATATGTAGTATTTGGCTTAATTATTGCTGTAATTGGCGGTAGCCTAATCGAAAAAATGCACATGGAAAGATATGTCGAGGATTTTATAAGAAATGCAAGTCAAGTTGATATTAGCTCTCCAAGCCTAACAGTAAAAGACAGGGTTGATTTTTGTAAAAGTCAAGTTAGTGATACTTTCAAAAAAGTTTTCCCTTATATTTTACTAGGTGTGGGAGTAGGGTCATTGATACACAATTGGATTCCTCAAACTTGGGTAGAAAATATCCTAGGTAGCAAGAATCCACTTGGAGTGGTTTTGGCAACTATTGTTGGAGTTCCAATGTATGCTGATATTTTTGGAACTATACCAATAGCAGAAGCCCTTTTGTCAAAAGGTGCTCAACTAGGAACCGTCCTATCTTTTATGATGGCAGTAACAACCCTAAGTCTACCATCATTGATAATGTTAAAAAAAGCAGTTAAACCAAAGCTTTTATTCCTATTTATAGGAATTTGTATTTTTGGGATAATGGCTGTAGGATACTTATTTAACATTTTAAGCCCTATTTTAATTTAA
- a CDS encoding metalloregulator ArsR/SmtB family transcription factor, translated as MKNKYIEISKKLKVLSDPKRLEIIDMLSCDELCACEILEKFDITQPTLSNDMKRLENANLVISRREGKNIYYIANKKILMEMQSDLKEIFDSGEGCICHTWNK; from the coding sequence ATGAAGAACAAATATATAGAGATATCAAAAAAATTAAAAGTTTTGAGTGATCCAAAACGATTAGAAATTATTGATATGTTATCTTGTGATGAGCTTTGTGCTTGTGAGATATTAGAAAAATTTGATATTACACAACCAACCCTATCTAATGATATGAAAAGATTAGAGAATGCTAATCTAGTTATTAGCAGAAGAGAAGGAAAAAATATATATTACATTGCCAATAAGAAGATTTTGATGGAGATGCAATCCGACTTAAAGGAAATATTTGATAGTGGAGAGGGATGTATTTGTCACACTTGGAATAAGTAA